A DNA window from Polyangiaceae bacterium contains the following coding sequences:
- a CDS encoding PepSY-associated TM helix domain-containing protein, whose translation MTSERDASDENPTSERDASDVGAAARAASKTPTRSKLRWRPWLRALHRDAGYLAVGLTLVYALSGLAVNHIADWDPNFKNYEVTHQLSGALSADDDEAASQALQQLKISEEPVEVFRVDDQTLDVVLDKRTLHINTQTGTVLDQGQKPRALLRAANWLHLNRGKKAWTYVADTYAVALLGLALSGLFMIPGRKGLLGRGAVLVGLGVAIPVLYVVLSGGP comes from the coding sequence TTGACGTCAGAGCGCGACGCGAGCGACGAAAACCCAACTTCCGAGCGCGACGCGAGCGACGTCGGCGCCGCGGCGCGAGCGGCCAGCAAGACACCGACGCGCAGCAAGCTACGCTGGCGCCCCTGGCTGCGCGCGCTGCACCGCGACGCGGGCTACCTGGCCGTGGGCCTCACCCTGGTCTACGCGCTCTCGGGCCTCGCGGTGAACCACATCGCGGACTGGGATCCGAACTTCAAAAACTACGAGGTGACGCACCAGCTCTCCGGCGCGCTGTCCGCAGACGATGACGAGGCCGCAAGTCAGGCGCTGCAGCAGCTGAAGATCAGCGAGGAGCCGGTGGAGGTCTTCCGCGTCGACGACCAGACTTTGGACGTGGTGCTCGACAAGCGCACGCTGCACATCAATACCCAGACGGGCACCGTGCTCGATCAGGGCCAGAAACCCCGAGCGCTGCTGCGCGCCGCCAACTGGCTACATCTGAACCGCGGCAAGAAGGCCTGGACCTACGTGGCCGATACCTACGCCGTTGCGCTCTTGGGCCTGGCGCTCTCCGGCCTGTTCATGATTCCGGGGCGCAAAGGGCTCCTGGGCCGCGGCGCCGTGTTGGTAGGCCTCGGCGTGGCGATTCCAGTGCTCTACGTGGTGCTCAGCGGCGGTCCCTGA
- a CDS encoding acyl-CoA dehydrogenase family protein, giving the protein MIEWAEQHVAIREAFRRFVQQEVTPARDELEHGELPPYDILRKMFATFGLRDLAEMRFQRQLDKDEGSQDSDADGESGSGEMLAMQMIPIIELSRVSPGMVTALGVSAGLTAGTILSRGTRSQKERWAKDLLTLDKIGAWAITEPGSGSDAFGSMRATARRDGSDYVLNGNKTFITNGPYADTTVFICKLDEDNDPKDRKVLSFVLDRGMPGFEQSKPLRKMGMHSSPTGELFLSDVRVGKDRLLGESEERSYRTGAKDTFKAERTGVVAMSLGIVEQCLQSSVEYAKTRVQFGRPIGEFQLIQLKLARMEVARMNIQNLAFRIIELARAGKAMTLAEASACKLYCAQSATEVALEAVQLFGGNGYMAEYRVEQLARDAKVLQIYGGTDEIQISQIARALMA; this is encoded by the coding sequence ATGATCGAGTGGGCTGAGCAGCATGTTGCGATTCGGGAGGCGTTTCGGCGCTTCGTCCAACAGGAGGTGACGCCGGCGCGCGACGAGTTGGAGCACGGGGAGCTGCCTCCCTACGACATCTTGCGCAAGATGTTTGCGACCTTCGGCCTCCGCGACTTGGCGGAGATGCGCTTCCAACGTCAACTCGACAAGGACGAAGGGAGCCAGGACTCGGATGCGGACGGCGAGTCTGGTTCAGGGGAGATGCTCGCGATGCAGATGATTCCCATCATCGAGCTGTCGCGGGTGAGTCCGGGCATGGTCACGGCTTTGGGCGTCAGTGCGGGTCTGACGGCCGGTACCATCTTGAGTCGAGGCACGCGCAGCCAGAAGGAGCGTTGGGCCAAGGACCTGCTGACCTTGGACAAGATAGGTGCCTGGGCCATCACCGAGCCCGGCTCGGGCTCCGACGCTTTCGGGTCCATGCGCGCGACGGCTCGTCGCGACGGTAGCGACTACGTACTCAACGGCAACAAGACTTTCATCACCAACGGCCCCTACGCGGACACGACGGTCTTCATCTGCAAGCTGGACGAAGACAACGATCCGAAGGACCGCAAGGTGCTGTCCTTCGTTCTGGACCGCGGCATGCCGGGGTTCGAGCAGTCGAAGCCTCTTCGCAAGATGGGCATGCATTCTTCGCCCACTGGCGAGCTGTTTCTCAGTGACGTACGGGTCGGCAAGGATCGCTTGCTCGGCGAGAGCGAGGAACGTAGCTACCGCACCGGCGCCAAGGACACCTTCAAAGCCGAGCGCACTGGCGTCGTGGCCATGAGCCTCGGGATCGTGGAGCAGTGTCTGCAGTCCTCGGTGGAGTACGCCAAGACTCGCGTGCAGTTTGGCCGGCCCATCGGCGAGTTTCAGCTCATTCAGCTCAAGCTGGCGAGGATGGAAGTCGCGCGCATGAACATCCAGAATCTCGCCTTCCGCATCATCGAACTCGCACGGGCCGGCAAGGCCATGACCCTGGCCGAAGCGAGCGCATGCAAGCTCTACTGCGCCCAGTCTGCCACGGAGGTGGCACTGGAAGCCGTACAGCTCTTCGGTGGCAACGGCTACATGGCCGAGTACCGCGTGGAGCAACTGGCTCGCGACGCCAAGGTGCTGCAGATCTATGGCGGAACCGACGAGATCCAGATTTCGCAGATCGCGCGAGCGCTGATGGCCTGA
- a CDS encoding OPT family oligopeptide transporter: MSADESLPPPLPADVAQLTLRSVLTGMGFGALLSLCNIYSGLKIGWGTNMSITAALLGFAFWQVMTRVAKREPFGIAENTVAQTGASAGASISSAGLVAPIPALTMLTGQTLAWQWLATWVFSVACVGIIVGVGLRRQMLEVDRLPFPFGIATSETLREMYARGAEAMARVKALLFSGACAAALTSATELLKLEKVGFPGSLAAAGALSAKGVSRLTLKNLGFALDPSLLMIGVGALIGMRACLSLLLGAVVAWAGVAPWLLAQGYVEPGKADAMWFGGMVKWMLWPGVALMVSASLTSFALGAAPMLKGLVAALRGGEKGATGLPARYELSRVTYLRLALGIGLASIALQVGLFGIRWWVALFGVLFTFLLAVVAGRVAGETGITPVGPMGKVTQLAFGVVSPGDATSNLMAANVTGGAASQCGDMLHDLQAGRRLGVWPRAQALSQFMGVLAGSLAGAAAYLVLVPDPSKMLLTKEWPAPAVAQWKAVAEVFQKGLSTMPPGALSAIYVACALGVALAVAERLLPASARRWVPSPSSMGLALVIPAYYSVAIFFGGVLAWISSRRFANWSSRFLIVIASGVIAGESLAGVVFAVKKMFAG; the protein is encoded by the coding sequence GTGTCAGCCGACGAGTCCCTGCCGCCGCCTCTGCCCGCCGACGTTGCCCAGCTGACCCTGCGCTCGGTGCTCACCGGCATGGGCTTCGGTGCGCTGCTCTCGCTGTGTAACATCTATAGCGGTCTCAAGATCGGCTGGGGTACGAACATGAGCATCACCGCGGCGCTGCTCGGCTTTGCGTTCTGGCAGGTGATGACCCGCGTGGCGAAGCGAGAACCCTTCGGAATCGCGGAGAATACCGTCGCCCAGACGGGCGCTTCGGCTGGCGCCAGCATCTCCAGCGCCGGTCTTGTCGCGCCCATTCCGGCGCTGACGATGCTGACCGGACAGACCCTTGCCTGGCAGTGGCTTGCGACCTGGGTGTTCAGTGTGGCGTGTGTGGGCATCATCGTCGGCGTGGGGCTTCGCCGACAAATGCTCGAGGTCGACCGGCTTCCGTTCCCGTTCGGCATCGCGACGAGCGAAACCCTGCGCGAGATGTACGCCCGCGGCGCCGAGGCCATGGCGCGCGTCAAAGCGCTTCTGTTCTCCGGCGCGTGCGCGGCCGCACTGACCTCCGCCACGGAGTTGCTCAAGCTCGAGAAGGTAGGCTTTCCCGGGAGCCTTGCAGCAGCGGGCGCCTTGAGCGCGAAGGGCGTGTCGCGTCTGACGTTGAAGAACCTCGGCTTCGCGCTGGACCCAAGCCTGCTGATGATCGGTGTCGGTGCGCTGATCGGCATGCGGGCTTGTTTGTCCCTCTTGCTCGGGGCGGTGGTGGCCTGGGCGGGGGTCGCGCCCTGGCTCCTGGCGCAAGGCTACGTCGAGCCAGGCAAGGCCGACGCGATGTGGTTCGGCGGGATGGTGAAGTGGATGCTGTGGCCAGGCGTGGCGCTGATGGTCTCCGCCTCCCTCACGTCCTTTGCTTTGGGAGCGGCGCCGATGCTGAAGGGGCTCGTCGCAGCTCTGAGAGGCGGGGAGAAGGGCGCCACTGGCCTTCCCGCGCGCTACGAGCTGTCGCGGGTCACGTATCTCCGCCTGGCTCTGGGCATCGGGCTCGCATCCATCGCGCTGCAGGTCGGGCTGTTTGGCATTCGCTGGTGGGTTGCGCTCTTTGGCGTGCTGTTCACCTTCTTGCTCGCGGTGGTGGCGGGGCGCGTCGCTGGCGAGACGGGCATCACGCCCGTGGGACCCATGGGCAAGGTGACCCAGCTCGCCTTTGGCGTCGTGTCCCCCGGCGACGCCACGAGCAATCTCATGGCTGCGAACGTGACTGGCGGGGCTGCCAGCCAGTGCGGCGACATGCTGCACGACCTGCAGGCGGGGCGTCGTCTGGGCGTGTGGCCGCGAGCCCAAGCGCTTTCGCAGTTCATGGGAGTGCTGGCGGGCTCCCTGGCCGGCGCGGCGGCCTACCTCGTGTTGGTTCCCGATCCGTCGAAGATGTTGCTCACGAAGGAATGGCCAGCACCGGCCGTTGCGCAGTGGAAGGCCGTGGCCGAAGTGTTCCAGAAAGGGCTGTCGACCATGCCGCCTGGCGCCCTTTCGGCCATCTATGTGGCCTGTGCGCTCGGCGTCGCGCTGGCCGTGGCCGAGCGGCTGCTGCCTGCGTCCGCCCGACGCTGGGTTCCCAGCCCGTCCAGCATGGGGTTGGCCCTGGTGATCCCCGCCTACTATTCCGTCGCCATCTTCTTCGGGGGAGTGCTCGCCTGGATCTCGAGCAGGCGTTTCGCGAATTGGTCCAGCCGCTTCCTGATCGTGATCGCATCCGGCGTCATTGCGGGCGAGAGCTTGGCCGGCGTGGTATTCGCCGTGAAGAAGATGTTCGCGGGTTGA
- a CDS encoding RluA family pseudouridine synthase: protein MSQPPLRDLTFVVEAAAQPLDRILRDHLTGSSWAQVRRLIESGKVSLDGLVVTDPRVCPRTGQTLELRLRTPKRASARAFPVEILYLDAAVVVVDKPAGLSTVPYEDQEPTSLTEIVRQELFRRSKGGVPPLGVVQRLDKFTSGCMVLARSVSAKRELQSQFRAHTVDRRYLAIVSGAMRSQTLRSRLIRDRGDGRRGSASDARSGQLAITHVRALEYLDDATLIECRLETGRTHQIRIHCAEAGHPLLGEKVYAPAASAGDLRQQLHAAELGFRHPHTHRLLSFSVPLPEDMNATLTRLRASRRS from the coding sequence GTGAGTCAACCCCCGCTGCGGGACCTGACCTTCGTGGTCGAAGCGGCTGCGCAGCCACTGGACCGCATTCTGCGAGATCATCTCACTGGCTCGAGCTGGGCGCAGGTGCGACGTTTGATCGAGAGCGGCAAGGTCAGCCTCGACGGCCTGGTAGTCACGGATCCTCGCGTGTGTCCCAGGACGGGACAGACCCTGGAGCTGAGGCTGCGCACACCGAAGCGCGCGAGCGCGCGCGCTTTTCCGGTGGAGATCTTGTACCTGGATGCCGCCGTCGTGGTGGTCGACAAGCCCGCGGGCCTCTCGACGGTTCCCTACGAAGATCAAGAACCGACGTCACTGACGGAGATCGTCCGGCAAGAGCTGTTTCGACGCAGCAAGGGCGGTGTTCCGCCCCTGGGCGTGGTGCAGCGCTTGGACAAGTTCACCAGCGGATGCATGGTGCTCGCGCGCTCCGTGAGTGCGAAGCGCGAGCTGCAGAGTCAATTCCGCGCGCACACGGTAGACCGGCGCTACTTGGCCATCGTCAGCGGCGCGATGCGGAGCCAGACGCTTCGCTCGCGGTTGATTCGCGACCGGGGGGACGGCCGCCGCGGTTCTGCGTCCGACGCGCGCAGCGGGCAGCTGGCGATCACCCATGTGCGGGCGTTGGAATACCTCGACGACGCCACGCTGATCGAGTGCCGGCTCGAGACGGGCCGCACTCACCAAATCCGCATTCACTGCGCCGAAGCCGGGCATCCCCTACTGGGCGAGAAAGTCTACGCTCCTGCTGCTAGTGCTGGCGATCTGCGCCAGCAACTGCACGCGGCCGAACTCGGGTTCCGTCACCCGCACACCCATCGGCTTCTTTCGTTCAGCGTTCCGTTGCCGGAGGACATGAACGCGACCTTGACGCGGCTCAGGGCTTCCCGTCGATCCTGA